A stretch of DNA from Manihot esculenta cultivar AM560-2 chromosome 7, M.esculenta_v8, whole genome shotgun sequence:
tttattaaaattaattagttccaatagtattaaaattaaggttaggaaggagatgaggttacaagataaagaatgaatttttttattattttattatttatatattttaaattattttgtcaCCTGGTCATTGGTATCAATGCGTACTACCGTATGTTTGTTTGGATCCAAGAACCAGCGGCGGACAGGAGCTTCCCTTTATCAGGGTAAAGGCTGCGCCGTTGCGGTACCTTCAtccccttcaaagcattttttGGTTACCGATACGGCACGTGTCACCCTGTTTCCGGTCACCGATACGGCACGTGTCCCCTTGCAGTACCTTCCCTCCGCCCGGGTTGCAATACCTTCCCTCCGCCCGGCCAAGGACGATTCCACGTGAATTCATGTGAAGAGTGCATTGTAAAGGACTGTTGTGGTGGAGCTAGAATAGCAGCACGTGATTTAGATGATTCTCCTCTATCTTTTTCAATTATCACTGGATTACCCTTCAAGCCCTCATGTACAGGTTTGATTGGTGCTATTGATTTCCCTTTTCTCTTTTCATTGTTAACTCTTGTATTCTGAGGTTCCATAGCTTTTTGAATCACAATCTTTGGAGGCAAAGATTCATTGGCTTGATCTTTCACAACTTCAGTTTCTTTCAGAATCTCAAATCGAGAATCAGTGTTCCTTTGGTTATCTGCATCGAAAGCTTTCCTGCTCTGGTTCTTTCTTCCCCGGCGAGTCACCATCATCCATTCTCCAAACTCAGATTCTGGTTATTGTGGCGTGATcgtttcttttaaattttatattgtctCCATATCCTTTTCAACCTCTTTAAACATGCATGTTGGTACTGAATGGTCAACCCTTCCCCATTGGAAGCATATAAGGGGTAAATTCTCATTTTCTATAATTTGAATTTTGTCTTTAATCTCTACTTTAGGAATAGGGGGTTTATTGAGATTGACGGCAACCACCATTCTTGCATATTTTCCTCGTGAAGCTGTTGTGGTATTCTCATCAATTTTGATCAAGGTTCCTACCAACGATCCAATTAATTTGTACAGCATTTTCTTGCTGTACAGATGAAGAGGAAGGCCTAGGAGTCTTATCCATACGACAGCTATGTCTATCATGCTTGTAGCAACATTAAATGAAGGCTTCCGTGGTTAAACTTGGATATAGCTTCCAAGAATGACCAAAGGGCCTTCAAGTCTACTTAGTTGGAGAAATTTACCAAGAAAAAATCATTGCCCAAATCAAGAAGTTTGAAGGATGCCTTCTTCCATAAGTTTTGGAGTCTTGATTGTAAAGCCAGGAATCCAATCTTGCATCCCAAAAGACGGATCACCACCACTCTACTCCATCTTTTTGCTAGATTATTTTCAAGATCGTCTGAGAAAGAGATGATTGGTACTATCccttttaataaaatttgtaCTTCCATATCGTCAAAAACAAGATCAGACTCTGAAAATTGATCATCGACGGGATCAACATTCAAACCAGTAGCTCCTAAAACTTCACCTCTGAAGGAAATATTTGCCTGCATAAGAGGTGGGTCATTATCCCCGTGCTTGATCTTCTTGGAGACGTGCTCAGAATTAATGGTAGGCTCTTCTGGTTTAAGCTCTCTGGGCAGACGTGGAGAACGCATGTTGTCTCGATTCTTGAAATTCTGATCAGGGAAAAACTTTCGAAAACGAGCCctttaaacttaattttagtcttttgaaaaatcaaattattaactttttaataccGTCAAATATTGCTGACaaacaatttatatataatattttatttttttattttttaaaaaaattatcaattaaaaataataataaaaatatttacaacccCAACAATATTTTGGCAGtgtcaaaattttatattattcgcTAATGGAAACAAATTGCAAAGTACCAAtttaatacaaaataattataaattttaaaataaaaaataaataaaattatatagcaCCTTATATTATATACTACTGTTTTATTAACtatattttgcttttttttttaatttaattgaaatcaatttattttacttaaagCTGAACTATGAATCTCAAATTTTACTGAGATTAAAttcgcttttttttttcttataatttattttaattaaaaatagaaaaagaagcaGAAAAGAAGTCTTAAATAGTTAAGgttttgaattttatataagTATTGAAATATGGTATAGTTTTATGAGagaaattttgattcaattccgttctctttgaattaatcaattttaaatgaataatgggaaattttttaaaattatatatagctGAAACTAAAcagaaaaatcaaattaaatatttaggttcaatttttatttaaagtgGATGAGTGATAATATGATATATAAGATTATGGATGATAAAGCAATTTCTATCTTCGTCTCTGAGATAATAAGACTTCAACTTTCCTTCATTCCCCATGCAGAGAAGAGAAGCCCAACAGGCACTATAGCTTACTACTGTTCATTTCCATTATAAATATATGCCTTTAAGAAACATCAGGAGCTAAGCCTAGAGCCAATTTATATACGACATGGCGACATCCAAGGTCAGCTTGAAGCTTCTCATAGATAACAAGAACCAGAAGGTTATTTTGGCAGAAGCTGACAAGGATTTTGTGAACTTCCTTCTATATCTCCTCGCTCTCCCTTTAGGAACTGTCATTAGGCTCTTGACAGAACAAGACATGCTGGGTTGCCTAGGGAATCTGTATAAGAGCGTCGACGTACTTGGTGAATCTTACTTACGAACAACCCAAATTAAAGATTCCATTTTGAAGCCATTAGTTTCCATCTCCGCCACTGAAGTACCTCTCTTATTGCCCATTACTGAACTCCCTTCGATACTATATAGATGCCCATGTTGTAAGCAAATAGCAGCTAAACACCCAAACATGGCTTGTCCTAATTGCATtgatgatgaagatgatgaagaGGACTTGGCTTCTAAAGACAAGGGTTTTGTGAAGGATGTGGTGACTTACATGGTGATGGACAATTTGGAGGTGAGCCCTATGTCTTCCATATCAAGTATTGCATTACTGAACAAGTTCAACATCCAGGATTTAAGTGTACTTGAAGAAAAGGTGGTTGATTTAGGTACGAAAGAGGTAAGCTATCCACCTTTCACGTATAGTGTATACATCCAATATATAATTAACTATCAAAAGCTTGCCTTCTCTAATGTCTGATTTGTTATTTGCCTAGGCATTGAAGATTCTCAAGGAATCTTTGCAGTCTAATACAGTTCTTACAAGGGTCTTCCTTGGAACCATGAATGCATAATGAGGATGTTACCGATGTGTTTTTATCCAGAGTTGAAGCATGGgtttgatttcttttgtcttTTTGGTTGTTTTTGGTCCAGAGTTGAAGCATGTTTCTTATATGTTGTTATTTTTGGACAGTGGAAATTATGGAATCTCAGTTTGCTTTCAAATCTACTATGTGAGGAATTAAGTATGAATTAATTATACGTACAGCTTAATTAAGCACAGAATCAATTGCTTTGCTATGGCAAATAAAGCTAATCGACtgtgataaaaatatatataaaaaaaggaatttatatttctttctcatttataatttaataaaagattattttattaagataTTAATCAAATTTGCTTTCCAAAAACTATAAAGAGTgaacaatttttaaatttatatgatttctaatttatattatacACTATTTATTAagatcatttaaaattattagtcaaaatatatgaattaattaaatatattttttaaaattattaataaattttaatgcaaatataaattaaatgtaCTTAATATTATAAAGTATAGGTTTTCATGCTTACTTCAAGTtttgtataattaattttgattagacTGTGATTTGAAAATAACTACAATATGAATATTTTAACAATTTCTgaaaaattagttttttttaatgagaaaaatatttaaatagtaattaaGAATCATTATTACAAAATCTAGCTAGATAATAGgattaaatttagatttttatggTTGCTATTTATAATCAATGACTaagctaaaattatttaaagagatacgaaaattgaattgaatttaaatttgaattcaaattcaaattcgATTCAAACTTATGTATAAATAATATGGTGCACCTCGATTCGAGATCGAAAGTTGAATTAAAACCTTagtaaatcaaatttaattaatttaaaattttaaattaaaagttaaaaaaattaataaaattaaatataacataactTTTGTGGGGACCCTAGTCCCCCGGTAGTAGCATATATAGCTCAATATACTAACCATTTTGCATGCAATGGATCTTTCCGACGTAAATTAATTCCCCATGCAGCGTTGTGGAGCTCTAGATGATTTGAAATTTGTAACTTCATTTCCAAGATACTAAATTTAACCCGCCGAAAAATGGGATAGGCTTCAACTTTATTTTCGTTCTTCCCCATGCAGAGAAGCTCTACGCGTATTAGCTTTTGCCACTGCTCCTTTTCCATTATAAATATGCTCCAAAGAACCATCAACAGATAACCTCTTAAAGCAAAATTTTACCCAACATGGCATCCAGCAAGGTTACGTTGAAGCTTCTTATAGACAGCAAGAACCGCAAGGTTATTTTTGCAGAAGCTGGAAAAGATTGTGTTGATTTCCTTCTGTATCTCCTCGCTCTCCCTTTAGGGTCTGTCATTAGGCTCTTGACAGAGCAAAACATGGTGGGTTGCCTAGGGAATCTGTATAAGAGCTTTAATGAACTCGGTGAATCTTACGTAAGAACAATTCAGATCAAAGAATCCATTTTGAAGCCAACAGTTTCCATCTCCGCCGCTGAAGTGCCCCTCTTATTGTCCAGTGATGAACTCCCTTCGAGACTATACAGATGCCCACATTGTAAACACATCGCGGCTAAAGAGCCAAATGTGTCTTGTACTAGTTGCACTGCTGCACGGAATGGAGCCGTGCTGGAGAAAGGTTTTGTGAAGGGTGTGATCACTTACATGGTGATGGACAATTTGGAGGTGAGCCCTATGTCTTCAATATCAAGTATTGCAATACTGaacaaattcaagattcaggaTTTAAGTGTGCTTGAAGAAAGGGTGGTCGATTTAGGTATGAATGAGGTAATTAAGCTAATCATCTTCCAATATTGTTGGAGCTTTTCTCATTGTTGATCATATATAGTAGCTGATATATATGTctgatttttctaataatttccTAGGCTTTGAAGCTTCTCAAGGAATCTTTGCAATCTAAAACAGTTCTTACAAGGGTCTTCCTTGGAAGGCCATGAAGAAGAAAGGAGGTTACCGATGTGTTTTTGTGTTCTTGTTCAGGGCAAGCGAACTAGAACAGGGTTTATTTTGTGGTCGATGGTTGAAGCATGGGGTTGTTTTCTTGGGCCTTTTTGCTTGTCTAGCCAGTGTTATGATTTTCTATTATATATGGACGATTGAAATTAGGTTATTTTGGGTTATTATGAATCAagtttgcctttttttttttgcttatttttatgttaatgataactattttaatttttatgtttgtttaaaacatttattttttaggtaaataaattattttttataaattatttaatatctgaaatttattaattcaattaatctgATTTTGCACCCTACATAtctattaagaaaatatttaatttagagAACAACCATTATATATAGCAACTCaattatatcataatatatgaaatgaaaaataaattaacataaagaggaaaaaaatagtaacttaaaattttcttatatttattaaaaataaataaattattatatcaaTTATGAACTGttgtattatataatttttttttattataaagataAAGGCAAAATAAGTATATGTGATGTGGcaaatacaattaaaatttaaattataacaaaatctattaaattactcttcattttacttaattatgttaattttaaatttttttccatTAATTTGGCACAAAAGCAAAAAGattaaggaagaaaaaaaaatggtaaAATAAGTTTTAGATCGATATAGCAAATGCATATGTGCTTTTCTTGCCATTATATTGACTGTACATGAAGATGAGTGTTAATTTTTCTAGtacaatttttgtttttttcttttattttcatataaatttaattttaatgttcATTAACCATCTAagctattttttattatctgcAAATTCTCAATCTATAGCAATATAGTAATACATTATTGATAAATGAGAATGATCATTTGAGATCAAAAAAGAATAGAGTTTCAGCTTGGTTTGGAAGGTTGACGcttttattccttttttctATTTGTTCTTTAATGACGTATAACATATAACAACTACTCTATTTGTTCTTTTCTCTCTCAATTGTCAAacgattatttaatttttttcggtATTCGTGTTGATTGGGTCATGGATGTAGATGAGTTTGTTTCCTCCTTGATTCATTAAATTAAGTGAGTTGGATCCCTCTATATTGGGTCTGACCCAGTCTGTCCAGTGTACTCGAACATagaggtgagcagtattcggttcaaaccgaaaaaatcgatcgaatcaaaccgatttgaaattttgattcggttttttatacattttggtttggttcggtttttaatttcagaattttcggttatttcggttcggttcggttttgatcagaaaaaaaccaaaaaaaccgaaccgaaccgattaaggataataatataatttttcaataatatagagaaattaaatcatattaaaattaaaatattttaattaaattttaaaatattaaaaataaagtgtaaaaaataaaaaaattattaaaaattgaaaccgatcaaatcgaaccgaatcgaaccgaatcagaccgatttggttcgattcgatttctgactaaaatcggttcggtttgatttttataaacactaaactttcagttttcggtttattcagttcggttcgattttaaatcgaaccgac
This window harbors:
- the LOC110618442 gene encoding uncharacterized protein LOC110618442 isoform X1, giving the protein MASSKVTLKLLIDSKNRKVIFAEAGKDCVDFLLYLLALPLGSVIRLLTEQNMVGCLGNLYKSFNELGESYVRTIQIKESILKPTVSISAAEVPLLLSSDELPSRLYRCPHCKHIAAKEPNVSCTSCTAARNGAVLEKGFVKGVITYMVMDNLEVSPMSSISSIAILNKFKIQDLSVLEERVVDLGMNEALKLLKESLQSKTVLTRVFLGRP
- the LOC110618442 gene encoding uncharacterized protein LOC110618442 isoform X2; amino-acid sequence: MASSKVTLKLLIDSKNRKVIFAEAGKDCVDFLLYLLALPLGSVIRLLTEQNMVGCLGNLYKSFNELGESYVRTIQIKESILKPTVSISAAEVPLLLSSDELPSRLYRCPHCKHIAAKEPNVSCTSCTAARNGAVLEKGFVKGVITYMVMDNLEVSPMSSISSIAILNKFKIQDLSVLEERVVDLGFEASQGIFAI
- the LOC110618444 gene encoding uncharacterized protein LOC110618444, which codes for MATSKVSLKLLIDNKNQKVILAEADKDFVNFLLYLLALPLGTVIRLLTEQDMLGCLGNLYKSVDVLGESYLRTTQIKDSILKPLVSISATEVPLLLPITELPSILYRCPCCKQIAAKHPNMACPNCIDDEDDEEDLASKDKGFVKDVVTYMVMDNLEVSPMSSISSIALLNKFNIQDLSVLEEKVVDLGTKEALKILKESLQSNTVLTRVFLGTMNA